From the genome of Pelobates fuscus isolate aPelFus1 chromosome 6, aPelFus1.pri, whole genome shotgun sequence, one region includes:
- the LOC134566065 gene encoding histone H3-like, which produces MARTKQTARKSTGGKAPRKQLATKAARKSAPATGGVKKPHRYRPGTVALREIRRYQKSTELLIRKLPFQRLVCEIAQDFKTDLRFQSSAVMALQEASEAYLVGLFEDTNLCAIHAKRVTIMPKDIQLARRIRGERA; this is translated from the coding sequence ATGGCCCGTACTAAGCAGACAGCCCGTAAATCCACCGGAGGGAAGGCTCCCAGGAAGCAGCTGGCCACCAAGGCTGCCAGGAAAAGCGCTCCCGCTACCGGTGGTGTCAAGAAACCTCACCGTTACCGCCCTGGCACGGTAGCTCTTCGGGAAATCCGTCGCTATCAGAAATCCACTGAGCTGCTGATCCGCAAACTGCCCTTCCAGCGCCTGGTCTGTGAGATCGCCCAGGACTTCAAAACCGACCTGCGCTTCCAGAGCTCTGCTGTCATGGCCTTGCAAGAggctagcgaggcttacctggttgGCCTCTTCGAGGATACCAACCTGTGTGCCATCCACGCCAAGAGAGTGACCATCATGCCCAAAGACATCCAGCTGGCTCGCAGGATTAGAGGAGAGCGCGCTTAA